A part of Bacteroidia bacterium genomic DNA contains:
- a CDS encoding dihydrofolate reductase family protein translates to MEKKNIVFIGRSLDGFIAGKNGELDWLDAVPNPDNVEMGYEKLMQEIDAIVMGKTTFEVVCNFGIEWPYVKPVFVLSYSLSAVPENLSGKVFLLKGNPREILRKIHEKGYYKLYIDGGKTVQDFLREDLIDELRMTTIPILLGGGIPLFGDLPHPLEFEHVESQVFLNQIVQDCYRRKRNLSTTQDNE, encoded by the coding sequence ATGGAGAAAAAAAATATCGTTTTTATCGGAAGAAGTTTAGACGGATTTATCGCCGGCAAGAATGGCGAGCTGGACTGGCTTGACGCTGTGCCCAATCCTGACAATGTCGAAATGGGTTATGAAAAACTTATGCAGGAAATTGATGCCATCGTCATGGGCAAAACCACATTTGAGGTGGTATGCAACTTCGGTATAGAATGGCCTTATGTCAAACCTGTATTTGTATTAAGCTATTCCCTCAGCGCCGTTCCCGAAAACCTGAGCGGGAAAGTTTTTCTGCTTAAAGGAAATCCCCGCGAAATTCTGAGAAAAATCCACGAAAAAGGGTACTATAAGCTTTATATTGATGGCGGCAAAACCGTTCAGGATTTTCTGAGAGAAGATTTGATTGACGAATTGCGCATGACGACTATCCCCATACTGCTCGGCGGAGGAATCCCGCTATTCGGAGATTTACCCCACCCGCTGGAATTTGAACATGTTGAGTCTCAGGTATTTTTAAACCAAATTGTACAAGACTGTTACCGGCGGAAAAGAAACCTTTCAACTACTCAAGACAATGAATAA
- a CDS encoding DUF2200 domain-containing protein gives MNNQRVFKMAFASVYPHYIKKAEKKGRTKEEVDTVICWLTGYDQNTLQQQIERRTDFETFFDQAPEINPHASKITGVICGHRVEEIEDKLMQKIRYMDKLIDELAKGRAMEKILRG, from the coding sequence ATGAATAACCAACGCGTATTTAAGATGGCATTTGCCAGTGTTTATCCGCACTATATCAAGAAAGCGGAGAAAAAAGGCCGCACAAAAGAAGAGGTAGATACCGTTATCTGTTGGCTGACCGGATATGATCAAAACACCCTGCAACAGCAAATAGAACGCCGCACCGATTTCGAAACCTTCTTTGACCAGGCGCCGGAGATCAATCCCCATGCATCAAAAATTACCGGCGTGATATGCGGACACAGAGTGGAAGAAATCGAAGATAAACTCATGCAAAAAATCCGCTATATGGATAAACTCATCGACGAACTGGCAAAAGGCCGGGCGATGGAAAAGATTTTGAGAGGGTAA
- a CDS encoding ATP-binding protein, producing the protein MEQVLIGRKEEVNKLMTALQSEKPELVAVIGRRRVGKTFLIKQTYGYHLDFELTGLQHASKQDQLQNFRFALEKHFPDFKIDKKPSSWLIAFHMLSQALEEKYKQEKMVVFFDELPWLGTKRSEFLTGLGWFWNTWATNKNVVVVICGSSASWMIDKIINDRGGLHNRVTRLIFLNPFSLGETEALLKSRKILLSRYQITQLYLAMGGIPMYLDQVRPGLSAVQNIQEICFQNNGYLRNEFDRLFASLFDNPENHIEVIRALATRRIGMTRQEIIDKTRFENGGMLTNILKELQQSGFIEIYNGFGKKSKLSLYRLTDPYSLFYLTFIEPLGLNAHTDFTKLSDLPNYKSWSGYAFENICLNHIDQIRKALGISGIFTTISSFVAKPTDGLPGAQIDLIIDRNDQSINICEIKYSTGIYEVTAKDVENLETKKRVFQYHTHTNKHLFTTLITTHGVAENTHRLNHIDQVVVLEDLFELR; encoded by the coding sequence ATGGAGCAGGTTCTGATCGGTCGGAAAGAAGAGGTAAATAAATTGATGACTGCCCTGCAATCGGAAAAACCGGAACTGGTTGCGGTAATCGGGCGGCGAAGAGTCGGAAAGACCTTTCTCATCAAACAAACCTATGGCTATCATTTAGATTTTGAACTGACGGGTTTGCAGCATGCCTCCAAGCAGGATCAACTTCAGAATTTCCGCTTTGCACTGGAAAAACATTTTCCTGATTTCAAAATTGACAAAAAACCTTCCTCATGGTTAATCGCTTTCCATATGCTTTCGCAGGCACTGGAAGAGAAATACAAGCAGGAAAAAATGGTTGTATTTTTTGATGAATTACCCTGGCTGGGCACAAAAAGATCTGAATTTCTCACCGGATTGGGATGGTTTTGGAATACCTGGGCAACAAATAAAAATGTCGTGGTCGTAATATGTGGTTCGTCTGCATCCTGGATGATTGATAAAATTATTAATGACAGAGGAGGGCTTCACAACAGAGTTACCCGACTTATTTTTTTGAACCCATTTTCATTGGGAGAAACAGAAGCCCTTTTGAAATCAAGAAAAATTTTGCTCAGCAGGTATCAGATCACTCAGTTGTATCTTGCAATGGGGGGGATTCCGATGTATCTCGACCAGGTCAGACCCGGACTGTCGGCAGTACAAAATATTCAGGAAATCTGCTTTCAAAATAATGGGTATCTGCGAAATGAATTTGACCGGTTGTTTGCCTCACTTTTTGATAATCCGGAAAACCATATTGAAGTTATAAGGGCTTTGGCTACCCGCAGGATAGGTATGACGCGTCAGGAGATCATTGACAAGACCAGATTTGAAAATGGGGGTATGCTGACAAATATTTTGAAAGAACTTCAACAGTCCGGTTTTATCGAAATATATAATGGTTTTGGTAAAAAAAGTAAGCTTAGTCTTTACCGGCTGACAGATCCCTATTCTTTATTTTACCTTACATTCATAGAACCCCTTGGACTCAACGCGCATACAGATTTTACCAAACTCAGCGATCTGCCCAATTATAAATCCTGGAGTGGATATGCATTTGAAAATATTTGCTTAAACCATATTGATCAGATACGAAAGGCACTCGGAATATCCGGTATTTTTACTACGATTTCCTCCTTTGTGGCAAAACCTACCGACGGTTTGCCCGGCGCACAGATAGACCTGATTATTGATCGAAACGACCAATCCATCAATATCTGCGAAATAAAATACAGCACCGGAATCTATGAGGTTACGGCAAAAGATGTCGAAAACCTCGAAACCAAAAAACGCGTTTTCCAATACCATACCCATACCAACAAACACCTTTTCACTACCCTTATCACCACCCACGGCGTCGCAGAAAACACCCATCGCCTCAATCACATTGATCAGGTCGTAGTGTTGGAGGATTTGTTTGAGTTGAGGTAA